Proteins from a single region of Pseudomonas ekonensis:
- a CDS encoding DUF2797 domain-containing protein has product MIEIGRGSISKMSARLDGADVQYAFRLDGVEVPVNPLIGSTLRLEYLGAIHCTHCGRKTKTSFSQGYCYPCMTRLAQCDVCIMSPERCHYDAGTCREPEWGEKFCMTDHVVYLANSSGIKVGITRATQLPTRWLDQGASQALPILRVATRQQSGFVEDLLRTQVADKTNWRALLKGDAEAVDLVQVRDRLFDSCAEGLLGLQQRFGLQAIQKVTDVQPLEIRYPVEQYPAKIVSFNLDKNPIAEGTLLGVKGQYLIFDTGVINIRKYTAYQLAVHQ; this is encoded by the coding sequence TTGATCGAGATCGGCCGCGGTTCCATCAGCAAGATGTCGGCGCGCCTTGACGGGGCCGACGTGCAGTACGCGTTTCGTCTGGACGGCGTCGAGGTGCCGGTCAACCCGTTGATCGGCAGCACGTTGCGTCTGGAGTACCTGGGTGCGATCCACTGCACCCATTGCGGACGCAAGACCAAGACCAGCTTCAGCCAGGGCTACTGCTACCCGTGCATGACCAGGCTGGCCCAGTGCGACGTGTGCATCATGAGCCCTGAGCGCTGCCACTACGACGCCGGCACCTGCCGGGAGCCCGAGTGGGGCGAAAAATTCTGCATGACCGACCACGTCGTGTACCTGGCCAACTCCTCCGGGATCAAGGTCGGCATCACCCGCGCCACCCAGTTGCCGACCCGCTGGCTCGACCAGGGCGCCAGCCAGGCGCTGCCGATCCTGCGCGTCGCCACCCGCCAGCAGTCGGGGTTCGTCGAGGATCTGCTGCGCACCCAGGTGGCGGACAAGACCAACTGGCGCGCCTTGCTCAAGGGCGATGCCGAGGCGGTGGACCTGGTGCAGGTGCGCGACCGGCTGTTCGACAGCTGCGCCGAAGGCCTGCTGGGCCTGCAGCAGCGATTCGGCCTACAGGCGATTCAGAAAGTGACCGATGTCCAACCGCTGGAAATCCGCTATCCGGTGGAGCAATACCCGGCCAAAATCGTCAGCTTCAACCTGGACAAGAACCCGATTGCCGAAGGCACCCTGTTGGGGGTCAAGGGCCAGTACCTGATCTTCGACACCGGCGTGATCAACATTCGCAAGTACACGGCCTACCAGCTCGCCGTGCATCAATAA
- a CDS encoding rhomboid family intramembrane serine protease: MSAVAVLRLPLAADLSGFVQLLQRMQVPHRVSEEAGEQVLWVPAEISDDVRSLYERFPAGDPDLQLDIPARQPLSRPGFVEQLKYAKATASVLLLTLVVAALTLLGDNLDTMRWLTFLEFRVVGEYIQFTPLADSLAAGQWWRLVTPMLIHFGILHLAMNGMWYWELGRRIESRQGGVNLIGLTLLFSLVSNFAQYLFSGPTLFGGLSGVLYGLLGHCWIFQLLAPNPAYRLPRGVLVMMLVWLLVCLSGLVSAIGFGQIANAAHVGGLFIGCFTGLLGGLYNRRKLAA; this comes from the coding sequence ATGAGCGCGGTGGCGGTGTTGCGCCTGCCCCTGGCGGCGGATCTGAGCGGTTTCGTCCAACTGCTGCAGCGCATGCAGGTGCCCCACCGCGTCAGCGAAGAGGCGGGCGAGCAGGTGCTGTGGGTGCCGGCGGAGATCAGCGACGACGTGCGTTCGCTCTACGAGCGCTTCCCGGCCGGCGACCCGGACCTGCAGCTGGACATCCCGGCGAGGCAGCCCCTCAGCCGTCCGGGCTTCGTCGAACAGCTGAAGTACGCCAAAGCCACGGCGTCGGTCCTGCTGCTGACGCTGGTCGTCGCCGCACTGACCCTGCTGGGCGACAACCTCGACACGATGCGCTGGCTGACCTTCCTCGAGTTCCGCGTGGTCGGCGAGTACATCCAGTTCACTCCGCTGGCCGACAGCCTGGCGGCGGGGCAGTGGTGGCGGCTGGTCACGCCGATGCTGATCCACTTCGGCATCCTGCACCTGGCCATGAACGGCATGTGGTACTGGGAGCTGGGGCGGCGGATCGAGTCGCGCCAGGGCGGCGTCAACCTGATCGGCCTGACGCTGCTGTTCAGCCTGGTGTCGAACTTCGCCCAATACCTGTTCAGCGGACCGACCCTGTTCGGTGGCCTGTCCGGCGTGCTCTACGGGCTGCTCGGGCACTGCTGGATCTTCCAGCTGCTGGCACCGAACCCCGCCTACCGCCTGCCGCGCGGCGTGCTGGTGATGATGCTGGTGTGGCTGCTGGTGTGTCTGTCCGGGCTGGTTTCGGCGATCGGTTTCGGCCAGATCGCCAACGCCGCCCACGTCGGCGGGCTGTTCATCGGATGCTTCACCGGCCTGTTGGGCGGTTTGTACAACCGCCGTAAACTGGCCGCCTGA
- a CDS encoding YeaC family protein — MSSFNEMIKNITPDIYRSLKLAVEIGKWSDGNKLTAEQRELSLQAMIAWEIQNLPEEERTGYMGPQECSSKSIEVPNILFKSDAIH, encoded by the coding sequence ATGTCCTCTTTCAACGAAATGATCAAAAACATCACCCCGGACATCTACCGCAGCCTGAAGCTGGCGGTGGAGATCGGCAAATGGTCGGACGGCAACAAGCTCACCGCCGAGCAGCGCGAACTGTCGCTGCAGGCGATGATCGCCTGGGAGATCCAGAACCTGCCCGAGGAAGAGCGCACCGGTTACATGGGCCCGCAGGAATGCTCGTCGAAGTCGATCGAAGTGCCGAACATCCTGTTCAAGTCGGACGCCATCCATTGA